A window of Scomber scombrus chromosome 23, fScoSco1.1, whole genome shotgun sequence contains these coding sequences:
- the LOC134006139 gene encoding lamin-A-like — protein sequence MVQGLSKEDQLKKEMAEKEVKKLKEEEKTKENELNTTHEQIEEKQAEFQKLCDDVQMSKNNLQRLMEKLGTNKKDAYLKVIELKCTELQQTQDQLKNTSAELRNLEKELEKSKLKVLELQNSNKPSQEHDNPTVTCQGSVRGPVIVEFDQDRKYVHLRNFSNEEQPMGCWELQIQVDDEQPIIYTFLPSFTLKAEQTVTIWPSNSDVDHNPPTNLVLWKSWDPADKLLATLLCSSGQEMANTKVNVTIEANCDHYS from the exons ATGGTCCAGGGTTTAAGCAAGGAGGACCAGCTGAAAAAGGAGATGGCTgaaaaggaagtgaagaagttgaaagaggaggagaagaccAAGGAGAATGAATTAAATACCACACACGAGCAg attgaagaaaaacaagctgaatTCCAGAAGCTCTGTGATGATGTTCAGATGTCAAAAAACAACCTGCAGAGGCTGATGGAGAAGCTGGGGACCAACAAGAAGGATGCTTAT CTGAAGGTCATTGAGTTGAAGtgcacagagctgcagcagaccCAAGACcaactgaaaaacacatcagcagAGCTCAGGAACCTGGAGAAAGAG CTTGAGAAAAGCAAACTTAAAGTGCTTGAACTTCAGAATTCAAATAAACCATCTCAAGAGCATGACAACCCCACCGTGACCTGTCAGGGCTCGGTCAGGGGACCTGTTATTGTTGAGTTTGACCAGGACAGAAAATATGTCCATCTCAGAAACTTCTCCAATGAG GAACAACCAATGGGATGCTGGGAGTTACAAATACAAGTTGACGACGAACAACccatcatatacacatttctgccGTCCTTCACACTCAAGGCTGAACAGACTGTCACT ATCTGGCCTTCAAATAGTGATGTTGATCACAATCCCCCCACAAACTTGGTATTGTGGAAATCCTGGGACCCTGCAGACAAACTACTGGCCACCCTCCTCTGCAGCTCTGGACAG GAAATGGCCAATACCAAAGTGAATGTCACCATAGAAGCAAACTGTGATCACTACAGCTAA